The Mesoterricola silvestris sequence ATGTGGTGGAGGAAGGTGAGGCGCTGGAGGGTGGCCGGCAGCACCCGCAGGATGGATTCCCAGCCGAAGAGCACCAGGGCCCCCCACAGGGTGCCCCGCTTGAAGACCAGCACCAGGAGGCTCATGAAGGCCAGTTCGGCCCAGAAGGCCAGCACCAGGGCCAGGGCCTGCAGGAGGGCGGAGGCCGGGTTGGCGCCCAGGGCCATGAGGCCCAGGCCCGCGGCGGCGAGCCACAGGGCCCCCCACACGAACCACACCAGGCCCTTGGCGAAGGGGAGGATCCACACGGGCACGGGCCGCACCAGGATGAGGGGGAGGGTGCGCTGCTCCAGGTCCTCGCGGATCCCGCCGGGGGCGGCCACGAGCACCATGATGGGCAGGATGAGCGCCGCCAGGACGCCGTGGAAGAGGTGCAGGGCCAGGCGGGAATCGAAGTTCCCGAACTGCCTGCCGATCATCAGCCCCACGAAGGAGAGGGCCACGGGCAGCACCGCCAGGGCGCAGAGCACCCAGCCCCGGGCCTGCAGGGCCCGCGGCGCGTAGCCCAGGGCCACGGCGCGCACGGTGGTGATCGCGGAGAGGGCTCGGGTCGTCATTGGTGGTCCTTGGTGAGGAACTGGAAGACCGCGTCCAGGTTGAGGTCCAGGGGGTCCAGGGCCGCCAGGGGCAGGCGCCCATCCACCACGGCCTCCTGGAGCCGGGGCAGGAAGGTCCGCGGATTGCGCACGGCCAGGACGGCCCCGCCCTCCTCCATGCGCAGGCCCACCAGCTCGTCCTGCTCCACGGCCCACCGGGCCACGGCGGTGGCGGATTCCGCGGTGACGCGCAGTTCCACCGGGTGCCGGTCCAGGAGCTCGCGGATCTCGGGCACGCTCCCCTCGGCCAGGAGCCGGCCCCGGAAGAGCAGGAGGATGCGGTCGGTTAGCTGGGCCACTTCGCCCAGGATGTGGCTGGACACGAGGACGCGGGTTCCGCCCCCGGCCAGCATGCGGAGCAGGTCCATGAGCTGGAGGCGGGCTTCGGGATCCAGGCCGTTGAAGGGCTCGTCCAGGATGAGGAGCCGGGGCTCGTGGAGCAGGGCCTGGGCCAGGCGGATGCGCTGGCGCATGCCCTTGGACATGGACGTGAAGGGCTGGGCGGCCCGGGCCTCCATCCCCGTGATGGCCAGGGCCCGCCGCAGGGCCAGGTCCAGGGCGCGGCCCTCGAGGCCGGAAAGCTGGGCCATCATGCGCAGCCAGCGGTCCGCGCGCATGCCGCCCGGGAAGCGGTCCCCCTCGGGCACCAGGCCCAGGCGGGAGAGGACGGCGGGGTTGCGGAAGGGCGCTTCGCCGAAGATCTCCACCTGGCCGCCGCTGGGGGGCAGCAGGCCGCTCAGGAGCTGGATGAGGCTGGACTTGCCGGCGCCGTTGGGGCCCAGGAGGCCGGTGATGCCGCCCTCGGGGCCCAGGTGGAAGCTGGTGGGGGACAGGCCGAGGATATCGCCGTACCGGAGGGAGGCGCGCTGCAGGGAGATCATAGGATGGCCTCGCTGGGGCGGGTGCGGCGGATGGCTACGGCGAGCCACAGGGTGAGGTGGAAGGCGGTGCCCAGCACCACCGGGATCCAGCCCTGCTGGGTGTCCAGGCCCAGGATGAGCCGGGGCCAGGCCTTGCTCAGGGTGCCCACCCCCAGGGCCAGCCACCGGGGATCGCCCATGACCCCGGAGGCCACGGCGCTCAGGGCGCTGGAGCCCAGCAGGATGCCCAGGGCCCACCCGAAGCCGGCCTTGGGGGAGGAGGCGAGGCTGGATGCGCCCAGGGTGACGGCCCCCATGAGGGCCGAGACGGCCAGGGCCGCGGGCACCAGGTACAGGGGCGCGGAGGGCCACACCGGGCCCCGGAGCCCGCCGATGGCCAGGGACAGGCCCCAGGGCAGCAGGATGAAGGGGAGCATCACGGCCAGGGGCAGCCCCGCGGCGAAGAGGGCCTTGGCGGCCAGGTAGTCCCGGGGCGTCACGGGGTGGGCGTAGAGCAGGGGCCGGATGCGGTAGAGCGTGTCCCTCGCCACCAGTCCGCCCCCCACCAGGGCCACCTGGAGCCAGAGGACGGCGATCATGAGGGGGTTCAGGAGGCCCGCCTGGAACTTGGCGCCCTGGGGCAGGAAGGCGTCGGCCACGCGCTTCACGTCGGCCAGGGAGGAACGGCTGGCCATGAGGTGGTTCAGGTAGAGCTCCGCGCAGAGGATCAGCAGGATGACCACGAACACGAACCCGAAGAACCGTCCCAGCTTCAGGCGCAGCACCCGCCGCAGATCGAAGCGGAAGATCACCAGGGCGGGGTGCAGGCCCTGGCCCTGT is a genomic window containing:
- a CDS encoding ABC transporter permease — its product is MPIYAPSLPPRPEQGQGLHPALVIFRFDLRRVLRLKLGRFFGFVFVVILLILCAELYLNHLMASRSSLADVKRVADAFLPQGAKFQAGLLNPLMIAVLWLQVALVGGGLVARDTLYRIRPLLYAHPVTPRDYLAAKALFAAGLPLAVMLPFILLPWGLSLAIGGLRGPVWPSAPLYLVPAALAVSALMGAVTLGASSLASSPKAGFGWALGILLGSSALSAVASGVMGDPRWLALGVGTLSKAWPRLILGLDTQQGWIPVVLGTAFHLTLWLAVAIRRTRPSEAIL
- a CDS encoding ABC transporter ATP-binding protein, with amino-acid sequence MISLQRASLRYGDILGLSPTSFHLGPEGGITGLLGPNGAGKSSLIQLLSGLLPPSGGQVEIFGEAPFRNPAVLSRLGLVPEGDRFPGGMRADRWLRMMAQLSGLEGRALDLALRRALAITGMEARAAQPFTSMSKGMRQRIRLAQALLHEPRLLILDEPFNGLDPEARLQLMDLLRMLAGGGTRVLVSSHILGEVAQLTDRILLLFRGRLLAEGSVPEIRELLDRHPVELRVTAESATAVARWAVEQDELVGLRMEEGGAVLAVRNPRTFLPRLQEAVVDGRLPLAALDPLDLNLDAVFQFLTKDHQ